From the Notolabrus celidotus isolate fNotCel1 chromosome 12, fNotCel1.pri, whole genome shotgun sequence genome, one window contains:
- the tmem67 gene encoding meckelin — translation MATGTPLLAAQRLKVRLLLFLLFYIDFLHCQQFTIPHKSPSDCAAEEFFDISSLSCVKCGPNQRQSTTGLGCTCRTGFQTLTTDKASIACQQCPSDKPAVTKDGFGCIRCPGGVTDDGKCQCQQDNVLVERDVNGSLLEEARCETCDGNTPAFSVPNSSGDRCERCQASFINTSCLCKTPNVLAGGLCFPPGSLSTNVNPSVNYAQLKFSVQSAWFVQNLYSSSAACLVFSNLTACQALGNMCVMNMHSFSGVSSDACGLFNTIFRSRAALSSTQDISYWRVNLPWLYYGDEPGLASRVLQTDPVPIGFSFRGKNKNTDIKLIAAVYNVRGEFLRWEPVGGGNLQLCPDTTTKQAAAFSFGTAYQQTCDLSVKELLDTYPEPLFYDVFMELGGGENRKILPLPTLVYNQQHNGRFINQESMKNWYLTRRMFLVDGLSGREKSLSAQPKVIRVASSVKIRFQLVPRTLEGQVYPPLLMMTYRDIPITDINSQTVPTSFAVEYEMDQNEARMKTNTALGVMGGVAVLYSLLKTVSWKRRIASSLIDVETLMKFLLFYAGDLANVFFTVTVGTGLYWLIFYKAQQSVSVLLPLPGQEEQFVTYIGCAFALKAIQLLHKLILQVSVDIFLMDWERPRSKAGRTVHAAGEPKRDPSPVSIWRTYFVANEWNEIQTIRKINPTFQIIAVLFFLEVLGFSNLALRDPWPTLERSPQAYTPSYSLILRYGLAATLWLCVGLLQVIFFTVFYEHFVEDKIRQFVDLCSISNISVLLLSHRCFGYYIHGRSVHGHADTNMEEMNNNLRRETESLCGQRGLLPNTDTQTFQVSLTNRLRLQYDRIREPIKRGLSFPGFQRNGPSRLMDASSANGFEVQARAYNTMNYFLGSVMEHAHADMDFIVKDKLMFERVIGMEFLEPSEKSIFYNDEAHSFSDVLYYGNEATLLIFDTLFFCVVDLGSQSFVLAAVLTYVQQMIFRLLRNTLGRKNLVSKTMVDERFLI, via the exons ATGGCGACGGGGACGCCACTGTTAGCCGCCCAGAGGCTAAAAGTGCGTTTgctgttgtttcttttattttacatagATTTTCTTCATTGTCAACAGTTCACCATCCCCCACAAGTCTCCTTCAGACTGTGCTGCAGAAGAATTCTTCGATATCTCGAGTCTGTCGTGTGTAAAGTGCGGTCCGAATCAGCGACAGAGCACCACAG GACTGGGCTGCACTTGCAGAACTGGCTTCCAGACTCTCACCACTGATAAAGCATCCATTGCTTGTCAGCAATGCCCCTCAGACAAACCA GCAGTAACTAAAGATGGGTTTGGGTGTATTCGCTGTCCAGGCGGAGTCACTGATGACGGGAAGTGCCAGTGTCAACAAGATAATGTCTTGG TGGAAAGAGACGTCAATGGGAGCCTTTTGGAAGAGGCCAGATGTGAAACGTGTGATGGAAACACCCCTGCATTTTCTGTCCCAAACAGCAGTGGAGATAG GTGTGAGCGATGCCAGGCCTCCTTCATTAACACCTCCTGTTTGTGCAAAACTCCTAATGTCTTG GCAGGAGGATTATGTTTCCCTCCAGGCAGCCTCTCAACTAATGTGAATCCCAGTGTCAACTATGCTCAGTTG AAATTCAGCGTACAGTCTGCCTGGTTCGTCCAAAACTTGTACTCCTCGTCAGCAGCCTGCCTT GTTTTCTCCAATCTGACGGCATGTCAGGCTCTGGGGAACATGTGTGTGATGAACATGCACTCCTTCAGTGGCGTGTCCAGTGATGCCTGTGGCCTCTTTAACACTATCTTCAGATCCAGGGCTGCTCTGAGCTCAACACAAGACATTTCCTACTG GAGAGTCAATCTGCCGTGGCTTTATTATGGGGACGAACCAGGATTGGCCAGTCGAGTGCTACAGACTGATCCTGTTCCTATTGGGTTCAGTTTCAGAGGCAAAAACAAG aaCACTGATATTAAGCTGATTGCAGCTGTCTATAATGTCAGAGGAGAGTTCCTCAGATGGGAGCCTGTAGGTGGAGGAAATCTCCAG CTTTGTCCAGACACAACCACCAAACAAGCAGCAGCGTTCAGCTTTGGAACAGCTTACCAACAAACA tGTGATCTGTCAGTTAAAGAGCTGTTGGATACATATCCGGAGCCGTTGTTCTACGATGTGTTCATGGAGCTCGGTGGAGGAGAGAACAGAAAAATTCTCCCACTGCCTACACTGGTCTACAACCAGCAACACAACGGACGCTTCATCAACCAAG AGAGCATGAAGAACTGGTACCTGACCCGGCGAATGTTCCTTGTGGATGGGCTAAGCGGAAGAGAGAAGAGCTTGAGTGCCCAGCCTAAAGTCATCCGTGTTGCCAGCAGTGTTAAAATAAG gtTTCAGCTGGTCCCAAGAACGCTGGAAGGTCAGGTGTATCCTCCACTACTGATGATGACATACAGAGACATTCCCATCACGGATATCAATTCTCAAACCGTGCCT ACATCCTTTGCTGTGGAGTATGAGATGGATCAAAATGAGGCACGCATGAAGACCAAC ACGGCTCTGGGTGTGATGGGCGGTGTAGCAGTGCTCTATTCTCTCTTGAAGACGGTCAGCTGGAAGAGGAGGATTGCCTCATCACTCATCGATGTGGAG ACATTGAtgaagtttttgttgttttatgccGGAGATCTGGCCAATGTTTTCTTCACTGTCACCGTGGGAACAGGACTTTACTGGCTCATATTTTACAAG GCCCAGCAGTCTGTATCGGTGCTGTTACCACTGCCTGGTCAGGAGGAGCAGTTTGTGACCTACATTGGATGTGCTTTTGCTCTCAAG GCTATCCAGTTACTCCACAAGCTGATCCTTCAGGTCTCAGTTGATATTTTCCTTATGGACTGGGAGAGGCCACGAAGCAAAGCCGGCAGGACTGTGCATG CTGCTGGCGAGCCCAAACGTGACCCCTCTCCAGTCAGCATCTGGAGGACCTACTTCGTGGCCAATGAATGGAATGAGATCCAAACTATCCGCAAGATCAACCCAACCTTTCAGATCATTGCTGTGCTGTTCTTTCTTGAA GTCCTGGGTTTCTCTAACCTTGCCCTGAGGGACCCCTGGCCAACGTTAGAGCGCTCCCCACAGGCATACACCCCCTCATACAGCCTGATTCTGCGTTATGGTCTGGCAGCCACTCTGTGGCTCTGCGTTGGACTTCTGCAG GTGATTTTCTTCACTGTGTTTTATGAGCACTTTGTGGAGGACAAGATACGGCAGTTTGTAGATCTCTGCTCAATCAGCAAT ATATCTGTGCTGCTGTTGTCTCACCGTTGTTTTGGCTACTACATCCACGGCCGTTCAGTACATGGGCATGCAGATACGAACATGGAGGAAATGAACAACAACCTGAGGAGAGAAACT GAATCCCTGTGTGGTCAAAGAGGTCTGCTTCCCAACACAGACACCCAGACCTTTCAGGTGTCTCTCACAAACCGTCTGCGGCTACAGTACGACAGGATACGAGAGCCAATCAAAAGG GGTCTCTCTTTTCCTGGATTCCAAAGGAACGGTCCGTCACGTTTAATGGACGCGAGCTCAGCTAACGGGTTTGAGGTGCAAGCCAGAGCCTACAACACCATGAACTACTTCCTGGGATCTGTTATGGAACAT gcCCACGCTGACATGGACTTCATAGTGAAGGATAAGCTGATGTTTGAGAGGGTCATAGGGATGGAGTTCCTTGAACCCAGTGAAAAAAGCATCTTTTACAATG ATGAGGCCCACTCCTTCAGTGATGTGCTGTATTATGGAAATGAGGCCACGCTGCTGATCTTTGACACTTTGTTCTTCTGTGTCGTTGACCTGGGATCTCAAAGCTTTGTGCTTGCAGCCGTTCTTACATATGTACAGCAAATG ATATTCCGCCTGCTCCGCAACACTCTTGGAAGGAAGAACCTTGTCAGCAAGACTATGGTGGACGAGAGATTTCTGATATGA
- the si:ch211-197h24.6 gene encoding uncharacterized protein si:ch211-197h24.6 isoform X1 — protein MEVQASINNPPPKNGPQPNQRRNNRRKLPQHSAEIVFTKGSSIQTMPSLIKVLKGVTDCIVGLNYVWEYRSPSKSVPPHYQCKLCAVSRLQHDMVAHVKGWKHSFRYMKKVHPDKITYEEEEGVKDPAVRKKIKEAAAEVEKTEGRGQLKVILKEPCEVIAFKGLRSAAPKVVPPLAPVMGLKGPPPFGPRFSDQRFPPQGGLLPDYPVGDYGEPGFGGYSTGPDFLDSGMDPRPFSDGMGPRQAGDGFGPGSGRDSFGRSGLLESPRRMYPDEYQGPPVGGGLMNRPVDKALERPGLMGAAPESSGLPNKLLSYLDSFRIENEDDAQLVLKVTQKLTDVLMEYRLRSVSSGSSLNSFSMSSSFSSTPSRLPSSDRYSSSLSGPSRFSDGPSRFYK, from the exons ATGGAGGTCCAAGCTTCAATAAACAACCCTCCACCAAAAAATGGGCCGCAGCCAAATCAAAGGAGGAATAACAGA AGAAAGCTGCCGCAGCATTCTGCTGAAATAG TGTTCACCAAAGGCTCATCTATCCAGACCATGCCCAGTCTCATCAAAGTGTTGAAGGGAGTCACAGACTGCATTGTTG GTCTTAACTATGTTTGGGAGTACCGAAGCCCCAGTAAATCTGTACCACCGCACTACCAGTGCAAACTTTGCGCCGTCTCCCGCTTGCAGCATGATATGGTTGCCCACGTGAAAGGATGGAAACATAGTTTCAGATACATG AAAAAAGTCCACCCTGACAAGATCACctatgaagaggaggagggtgtcAAAGACCCAGCTGTGAGAAAGAAGATCAAAGAAGCTGCAGCTGAGGTGGAGAAGACGGAGGGCAGGGGACAACTCAAA GTTATTCTGAAGGAGCCCTGTGAAGTCATTGCTTTCAAAGGACTTC GTTCTGCAGCTCCTAAAGTTGTACCTCCACTAGCACCAGTTATGGGACTGAAGGGACCACCCCCCTTTG GTCCCAGGTTTTCTGACCAGAGGTTCCCTCCTCAGGGAGGTCTTCTTCCTGACTATCCAGTAGGAGACTATGGGGAGCCTGGCTTTGGAGGCTACTCAACCGGGCCAGATTTCCTTGACTCTGGTATGGATCCAAGACCTTTCTCAGATGGTATGGGTCCACGCCAAGCTGGAGATGGTTTTGGACCAGGTAGTGGAAGAGATAGTTTTGGAAGGAGTGGCCTACTGGAGAGCCCACGAAGAATGTATCCTGATGAGTACCAGGGCCCCCCAGTGGGGGGTGGCTTAATGAACAGACCTGTAGACAAAGCACTGGAGAGGCCGGGCCTGATGGGAGCAGCTCCAGAAAGTAGCGGCCTTCCTAATAAACTACTTTCCTACCtg GACTCTTTCCGGATAGAGAACGAGGATGACGCACAGCTTGTGCTGAAAGTGACACAGAAACTAACAGATGTGCTGATGGAGTACAGACTGAGGAGCGTATCATCG GGTTCCAGTCTGAACAGCTTTTCAATGAGCTCAAGTTTTTCTTCCACACCTTCAAGATTGCCAAGCAGTGATAGATACTCCAGTAGTCTCTCAG GTCCTAGCAGGTTTTCTGATGGTCCATCCAGGTTTTACAAATGA
- the rbm12ba gene encoding RNA binding motif protein 12Ba encodes MTIIIRLQGLDVKAGTEDIRTFFKRLNIPEGGVYILGGCLREAFIAFSTEKDAQLAMRLTGHILKGSNVTLHISNMAELEHKLKSLLNKKTPSPNLVKIPRPSRDANLHMNERNLSPQTADLPPSTMLHDITTANLQQLLCADTTNQQDPSAPTLDSSTAFLLGICTVLQGLQSSDQSKDDVINYTEAGNRDVSYEMKTEEQNVESIPGYVRLFGLPSSTTKDDICQFFRGLAVQEAIVNVKLGLNHGCLVKFANVQDASDALLFNQHQLGNISVEVRGATEKMWTGALQECEHALNVGAKVKRKRSPFRETANHKQRLLPSLRIKSGHVGQLPLKAKRPRPDNDLSAISPTKEYIVKVSNLPTTMTKTEIKELFRCASIPHKNVLHLLDKEGNRTDTAFIIFKDTEDYDYAMTLTGCHVGSSAIEVSSVSRLMMKELMAKTHPRNQNHFLRTDKKTKQKSFVPAEEPPSGNLDPAAQTCLFVRNMPADVHESQIKGFFCKYKIAEDDISLLRDSAGTSIGEAVVQFGSAKSAALAQRLHGLNFLGSEVLLTLINVKQMEDILGHTLPDKVEN; translated from the coding sequence atgactATCATCATTCGTTTGCAAGGCCTTGATGTGAAGGCAGGCACTGAAGACATCAGGACGTTCTTTAAACGCCTTAACATTCCTGAAGGTGGAGTCTACATACTGGGAGGATGTCTAAGAGAGGCGTTCATTGCATTCAGCACAGAAAAGGATGCCCAGCTTGCCATGCGGCTCACAGGACATATCTTAAAAGGGTCTAATGTGACTCTTCATATAAGCAACATGGCAGAGTTGGAGCACAAACTTAAGTCATTGTTAAATAAGAAGACCCCCTCCCCCAACCTAGTGAAGATACCAAGACCTTCTAGGGATGCAAATCTACACATGAATGAAAGGAATCTAAGCCCTCAAACTGCAGATCTACCACCCTCTACCATGCTACATGATATCACAACTGCAAATCTGCAACAGCTTCTCTGTGCTGACACTACAAATCAACAAGATCCAAGTGCGCCCACACTTGATTCAAGTACTGCCTTTCTTCTTGGAATTTGTACTGTCCTTCAAGGCCTCCAGTCATCCGATCAGAGTAAAGATGACGTAATTAATTACACAGAGGCTGGCAACAGAGATGTGTCTTATGAGATGAAGACTGAAGAGCAAAATGTAGAGTCAATCCCAGGCTATGTCAGACTCTTTGGTCTGCCATCCTCTACCACGAAAGATGACATCTGCCAGTTTTTCAGAGGGTTGGCTGTACAGGAAGCCATAGTGAATGTGAAGTTGGGACTTAACCATGGCTGCCTTGTTAAGTTTGCAAACGTACAGGATGCAAGTGATGCACTTCTCTTCAATCAACATCAGCTGGGCAACATCTCTGTTGAGGTACGTGGAGCAACAGAGAAGATGTGGACCGGTGCTCTGCAAGAATGTGAACATGCTTTGAATGTTGGAGCAAAGGTAAAACGGAAGCGAAGCCCTTTCAGAGAAACGGCAAACCACAAACAAAGATTGCTTCCCTCATTACGGATCAAGAGTGGACATGTTGGTCAACTGCCATTAAAAGCAAAGAGGCCAAGACCAGACAATGACTTAAGTGCCATTTCACCAACAAAAGAGTACATTGTCAAGGTTAGTAATCTACCCACAACGATGACAAAGACGGAAATAAAAGAATTATTTCGATGCGCATCTATTCCACACAAAAATGTACTACATCTGCTTGACAAGGAAGGAAACAGAACCGACacagcttttatcatttttaaagacactgaGGATTATGACTATGCAATGACTCTCACCGGTTGCCACGTGGGTTCTTCTGCTATTGAGGTCTCGTCAGTCTCACGATTGATGATGAAGGAATTGATGGCTAAAACCCACCCAAGGAATCAGAACCATTTTCTGAGGACagacaagaaaacaaagcagaagagCTTTGTTCCAGCAGAGGAACCACCAAGTGGGAACCTAGACCCAGCAGCTCAGACATGCCTGTTTGTTCGAAACATGCCAGCTGATGTTCATGAAAGTCAAATAAAGGGTTTTTTCTGCAAATACAAAATTGCAGAGGATGATATTTCCCTTCTACGTGACAGTGCAGGTACGAGTATTGGTGAAGCTGTGGTCCAGTTTGGATCAGCCAAGTCTGCTGCACTTGCTCAGAGGCTCCATGGACTGAACTTTCTTGGGTCTGAAGTGCTCCTAACCCTCATTAATGTGAAGCAGATGGAGGACATCTTGGGACACACATTGCCTGACAAAGTTGAAAATTAA
- the si:ch211-197h24.6 gene encoding uncharacterized protein si:ch211-197h24.6 isoform X2, whose product MFTKGSSIQTMPSLIKVLKGVTDCIVGLNYVWEYRSPSKSVPPHYQCKLCAVSRLQHDMVAHVKGWKHSFRYMKKVHPDKITYEEEEGVKDPAVRKKIKEAAAEVEKTEGRGQLKVILKEPCEVIAFKGLRSAAPKVVPPLAPVMGLKGPPPFGPRFSDQRFPPQGGLLPDYPVGDYGEPGFGGYSTGPDFLDSGMDPRPFSDGMGPRQAGDGFGPGSGRDSFGRSGLLESPRRMYPDEYQGPPVGGGLMNRPVDKALERPGLMGAAPESSGLPNKLLSYLDSFRIENEDDAQLVLKVTQKLTDVLMEYRLRSVSSGSSLNSFSMSSSFSSTPSRLPSSDRYSSSLSGPSRFSDGPSRFYK is encoded by the exons A TGTTCACCAAAGGCTCATCTATCCAGACCATGCCCAGTCTCATCAAAGTGTTGAAGGGAGTCACAGACTGCATTGTTG GTCTTAACTATGTTTGGGAGTACCGAAGCCCCAGTAAATCTGTACCACCGCACTACCAGTGCAAACTTTGCGCCGTCTCCCGCTTGCAGCATGATATGGTTGCCCACGTGAAAGGATGGAAACATAGTTTCAGATACATG AAAAAAGTCCACCCTGACAAGATCACctatgaagaggaggagggtgtcAAAGACCCAGCTGTGAGAAAGAAGATCAAAGAAGCTGCAGCTGAGGTGGAGAAGACGGAGGGCAGGGGACAACTCAAA GTTATTCTGAAGGAGCCCTGTGAAGTCATTGCTTTCAAAGGACTTC GTTCTGCAGCTCCTAAAGTTGTACCTCCACTAGCACCAGTTATGGGACTGAAGGGACCACCCCCCTTTG GTCCCAGGTTTTCTGACCAGAGGTTCCCTCCTCAGGGAGGTCTTCTTCCTGACTATCCAGTAGGAGACTATGGGGAGCCTGGCTTTGGAGGCTACTCAACCGGGCCAGATTTCCTTGACTCTGGTATGGATCCAAGACCTTTCTCAGATGGTATGGGTCCACGCCAAGCTGGAGATGGTTTTGGACCAGGTAGTGGAAGAGATAGTTTTGGAAGGAGTGGCCTACTGGAGAGCCCACGAAGAATGTATCCTGATGAGTACCAGGGCCCCCCAGTGGGGGGTGGCTTAATGAACAGACCTGTAGACAAAGCACTGGAGAGGCCGGGCCTGATGGGAGCAGCTCCAGAAAGTAGCGGCCTTCCTAATAAACTACTTTCCTACCtg GACTCTTTCCGGATAGAGAACGAGGATGACGCACAGCTTGTGCTGAAAGTGACACAGAAACTAACAGATGTGCTGATGGAGTACAGACTGAGGAGCGTATCATCG GGTTCCAGTCTGAACAGCTTTTCAATGAGCTCAAGTTTTTCTTCCACACCTTCAAGATTGCCAAGCAGTGATAGATACTCCAGTAGTCTCTCAG GTCCTAGCAGGTTTTCTGATGGTCCATCCAGGTTTTACAAATGA